In Sphingobacterium sp. PCS056, the following proteins share a genomic window:
- a CDS encoding superoxide dismutase, producing the protein MAFVLEALPYASDALEPHIDKATMEIHHDRHHQAYVDNLNKAIAGTEAENLSLEDIIKNISKYPAAVRNNGGGHYNHKLFWTVLGPNAGGEPTGELATAINETFGSFSELKTQLQNAGATRFGSGWSWLIVNAEGKLQVTSTPNQDNPLMDVAEVKGTPILGIDVWEHAYYLKFQNKRPAYLEEIFNVINWDAVAKNYAAAK; encoded by the coding sequence ATGGCATTTGTATTAGAAGCGTTACCATACGCGTCAGACGCATTAGAACCACATATTGATAAAGCTACTATGGAAATCCACCATGATAGACATCATCAAGCATATGTAGATAACTTAAATAAAGCAATTGCTGGCACAGAAGCAGAAAACTTGTCTTTAGAAGATATCATTAAAAATATTAGTAAATACCCTGCAGCAGTTCGTAATAACGGTGGTGGACATTATAATCACAAATTATTTTGGACCGTATTAGGTCCAAATGCTGGCGGCGAACCTACAGGAGAATTAGCAACAGCTATCAATGAAACTTTTGGATCTTTTTCAGAATTGAAAACACAATTGCAAAATGCTGGTGCTACTCGTTTTGGATCTGGCTGGTCTTGGTTAATTGTCAATGCTGAAGGTAAATTACAAGTTACTTCTACTCCAAATCAAGATAATCCATTGATGGACGTTGCTGAAGTAAAAGGTACACCTATTTTAGGAATTGATGTTTGGGAACATGCATATTATTTAAAATTTCAAAATAAACGCCCAGCTTACTTAGAAGAAATTTTCAATGTGATTAACTGGGATGCAGTAGCAAAAAATTATGCTGCGGCTAAATAA
- the pruA gene encoding L-glutamate gamma-semialdehyde dehydrogenase — translation MIKGFFNVPTPTNEPVYSYAVGTKERKLLKAAIDEARARQIDVPMYIGGEEVRTENKVSINPPHDHQHLLGHYNQGTKNHVTDAINAALAAKSDWENLPWEDRAAIFLKAAELASTKYRYKLNAATMLAQSKNPYQAEIDSACEFTDFLRFNVQYMTEIYAQQPPVSGKGVWNRLEQRPLEGFVFALTPFNFTAIAGNLPSCVAMMGNVVVWKPSNAQIYSAQVLMEIFIEAGLPAGVINLVYVSGPDAGEVIFKHPDFAGIHFTGSTGVFQDIWKTIGENIHRYKTYPRIVGETGGKDFIVVHPSADLQVTNTALVRGAFEYQGQKCSAASRAYVPASMWPALKDAMTADVNSFKIGGTEDFTNFINAVIDEKSFDKLAKYIDRAKASDNAEVVIGGTYDKSKGYFVSPTVILAKKSDYETMSEELFGPVLTIFVYEDDKWEETLEIVDKTSIYALTGSVIAKDRYAIAQATHALRNAAGNFYVNDKCTGAVVGQQPFGGARGSGTNDKAGSMINLLRWVSPRTIKETFNPDTNYKYPFLEEGE, via the coding sequence ATGATAAAAGGATTTTTTAATGTACCTACACCCACAAATGAGCCAGTTTACTCATATGCTGTTGGTACTAAGGAACGTAAATTATTAAAAGCAGCTATCGATGAAGCCCGTGCTAGGCAAATTGACGTTCCGATGTATATTGGCGGAGAAGAAGTACGTACAGAAAATAAAGTATCGATCAACCCACCACACGATCACCAACACCTTTTAGGACACTATAACCAAGGTACAAAAAATCATGTAACAGACGCTATCAATGCAGCTTTAGCAGCTAAAAGCGATTGGGAAAACTTACCATGGGAAGATCGTGCAGCTATCTTTTTGAAAGCAGCAGAATTAGCATCTACAAAATACCGTTACAAATTGAATGCAGCAACGATGTTGGCGCAATCAAAAAATCCTTATCAAGCAGAAATTGATTCGGCATGTGAGTTCACTGACTTTTTACGTTTCAACGTACAGTACATGACCGAAATCTATGCACAACAACCCCCTGTATCTGGAAAAGGAGTATGGAATCGTTTAGAACAACGTCCATTAGAGGGCTTTGTATTTGCTTTGACACCTTTTAATTTTACAGCCATTGCAGGAAACTTGCCATCATGTGTTGCTATGATGGGCAATGTGGTCGTATGGAAACCATCGAATGCACAGATTTATTCTGCCCAAGTGTTGATGGAGATCTTTATCGAAGCAGGTTTGCCAGCTGGTGTGATCAACTTAGTATATGTATCAGGACCTGATGCAGGTGAGGTAATCTTTAAACACCCAGATTTTGCAGGTATTCACTTTACTGGTTCTACAGGTGTTTTCCAAGATATTTGGAAGACAATTGGAGAAAACATTCACCGTTATAAAACATACCCTAGAATAGTTGGTGAAACAGGTGGTAAAGATTTTATCGTGGTACATCCATCAGCAGATCTACAAGTTACCAATACAGCATTAGTGCGTGGTGCATTTGAATACCAAGGACAGAAATGCTCGGCAGCTTCCCGTGCATATGTTCCAGCATCGATGTGGCCGGCATTGAAAGATGCAATGACAGCAGATGTAAATTCATTCAAAATTGGTGGAACAGAAGATTTTACAAACTTTATCAATGCAGTTATTGACGAAAAATCATTTGATAAATTAGCCAAATATATTGACCGTGCTAAAGCTTCCGATAATGCAGAAGTGGTAATCGGTGGTACGTATGACAAATCTAAAGGATATTTTGTTTCACCAACAGTTATCTTAGCTAAAAAGTCAGATTATGAAACCATGTCAGAAGAATTATTCGGGCCAGTTTTGACGATTTTTGTTTATGAAGATGACAAATGGGAAGAGACGTTAGAAATTGTTGATAAAACATCTATCTATGCATTAACAGGTTCAGTTATCGCAAAAGATCGTTATGCAATAGCACAAGCAACACATGCATTGCGCAATGCAGCTGGTAACTTCTATGTCAATGACAAATGTACTGGAGCTGTAGTAGGTCAACAGCCATTCGGTGGAGCTCGTGGTTCAGGTACAAATGATAAAGCCGGTTCTATGATCAACCTATTACGTTGGGTATCTCCACGTACGATCAAAGAAACCTTTAATCCGGATACAAATTACAAATATCCATTTTTAGAAGAAGGCGAATAA
- a CDS encoding tRNA-binding protein, with product MEEISWSDFEKVDLRVGTILTVADFPKARKPAYQLTIDFGSTIGVKQSSAQITVHYSKDELIGRQVVAVVNFPKKQIANFYSECLVTGFADEDGNIILTTVEKKVPNGARLM from the coding sequence ATGGAAGAAATATCTTGGAGTGATTTTGAAAAAGTTGATTTACGTGTAGGTACAATCCTTACCGTAGCAGATTTTCCGAAAGCTCGAAAACCAGCCTATCAATTGACCATTGATTTTGGTTCAACAATAGGTGTTAAACAAAGTAGTGCCCAAATAACCGTACATTATAGTAAAGATGAATTAATTGGAAGACAAGTAGTAGCAGTTGTTAATTTTCCAAAAAAACAAATAGCAAACTTCTATTCAGAATGTTTAGTAACAGGATTTGCTGATGAGGATGGAAATATCATTTTAACAACAGTAGAAAAGAAAGTGCCCAATGGCGCTAGATTAATGTAA
- a CDS encoding endonuclease/exonuclease/phosphatase family protein gives MKNHIFPYFILSILCCSSFGLAAQQLKILTYNIHHANPPSENETVINLDTIAAIIKRTHADLVGLQEIDVNLDRSQNIDQAKKLAELTGMHYFFSKGINLDAGEYGTVILSKYPIVKTERLELPSPITSEKRSLGIIHIKLNGRTIKFANTHLDLKNENRLAQTAFIIDKFKNDQELVILVGDLNARPEEQPIRNLEKVFTRSEIKNGFTIPEVNPDREIDFIMINKGNQFKFKNHHVLSETYASDHRPVYVEINAQ, from the coding sequence ATGAAAAATCATATTTTTCCTTATTTCATTCTTTCCATTTTATGTTGTAGTTCGTTCGGACTTGCAGCACAGCAATTAAAGATATTGACTTATAATATCCATCACGCGAATCCTCCTAGTGAAAATGAAACTGTTATCAATTTAGATACTATTGCTGCTATTATCAAAAGAACACATGCTGACCTAGTGGGCTTACAAGAAATTGATGTTAACTTAGATCGTTCTCAAAATATCGATCAAGCGAAAAAATTAGCTGAACTTACGGGTATGCATTACTTTTTCTCTAAAGGAATTAACCTTGATGCAGGTGAATATGGCACTGTCATCCTTTCGAAATATCCTATTGTAAAAACCGAACGCTTGGAGCTTCCCTCTCCTATTACGAGTGAAAAAAGAAGTTTAGGCATCATCCATATTAAATTAAATGGAAGGACAATCAAATTTGCGAATACACATCTTGATCTCAAAAACGAAAATAGACTGGCACAAACGGCTTTTATCATCGATAAGTTTAAAAATGATCAGGAACTTGTTATTTTAGTTGGAGATCTCAATGCACGACCTGAAGAGCAACCTATCCGCAACTTAGAAAAAGTATTTACACGAAGTGAAATCAAAAACGGATTTACAATACCTGAAGTAAATCCTGATCGTGAAATTGATTTTATCATGATAAATAAAGGAAATCAATTTAAATTTAAAAATCATCATGTTTTATCCGAAACCTACGCCAGTGATCACAGACCTGTGTATGTTGAAATTAATGCCCAATAA
- the recA gene encoding recombinase RecA, with the protein MSNPDKLKALQLTLDKLEKSYGKGAIMKLGDTTVEAIESISTGSLGLDIALGIGGVPKGRIIEIYGPESSGKTTLATHIIAEAQKTGGIAAFIDAEHAFDKYYAQKLGVDVENLLIAQPDNGEQALEIADNLIRSGAIDIIVIDSVAALVPKAEIEGEMGDSKMGLQARLMSQALRKLTGTISKTNCCCIFINQLREKIGVMFGNPETTTGGNALKFYASVRLDIRRTSQIKDSDEVSGNRIKVKIVKNKVAPPFRIAEFDIMFGEGISKVGEIIDLGVEYNIIKKAGSWFSYGETKLGQGRDAVKNLLHDNPDLADELEAKIRAEVSGVDPNLVLEEG; encoded by the coding sequence ATGAGCAACCCAGATAAATTAAAAGCGTTACAGCTTACATTAGATAAATTAGAAAAATCATATGGCAAAGGTGCCATTATGAAATTAGGAGATACTACTGTTGAGGCTATCGAATCTATCTCTACAGGTTCTTTAGGTCTAGATATCGCATTAGGCATCGGTGGTGTACCTAAAGGACGTATCATTGAAATATATGGTCCTGAATCTTCTGGTAAAACAACCCTAGCGACCCATATCATTGCTGAAGCTCAAAAGACAGGCGGGATTGCAGCGTTCATCGATGCGGAACATGCTTTTGACAAATATTACGCTCAGAAATTAGGGGTTGATGTAGAAAATTTATTAATTGCACAACCTGATAATGGGGAGCAGGCTTTAGAAATTGCAGATAACTTAATTCGTTCTGGAGCTATTGACATTATCGTTATTGACTCGGTAGCTGCTTTAGTACCAAAAGCGGAGATTGAAGGTGAAATGGGTGATTCAAAAATGGGTCTTCAAGCACGTTTAATGTCTCAAGCTTTACGTAAGTTAACGGGTACCATTTCAAAAACAAACTGCTGTTGTATTTTTATCAATCAACTTCGTGAAAAAATTGGAGTTATGTTTGGTAATCCTGAAACGACTACTGGTGGTAACGCATTGAAATTCTATGCATCTGTCCGTTTAGACATTCGCCGTACTTCTCAAATCAAAGATTCTGATGAAGTATCGGGTAATCGTATAAAAGTAAAAATTGTTAAGAACAAAGTAGCTCCTCCGTTTCGTATAGCAGAATTTGATATCATGTTTGGAGAAGGTATTTCTAAAGTTGGTGAAATCATCGATTTAGGTGTTGAATATAATATCATCAAAAAAGCGGGTTCATGGTTTAGCTATGGCGAAACGAAATTAGGTCAAGGTCGCGATGCTGTAAAAAACCTATTGCATGATAATCCAGATTTAGCAGATGAGTTAGAAGCTAAGATCAGAGCTGAAGTTTCGGGTGTAGATCCTAACCTCGTTTTAGAAGAAGGTTAA
- a CDS encoding succinate dehydrogenase cytochrome b subunit — MSKSKPVLSSSIGKKLIMSLTGLFLCMFLIVHLIGNLQLFKDDAGLAFNKYAYFMTHFTPIKVVSYLLYASVIIHVIYAIVISLKNKAARPIGYASYDGSANSKWNSRNMGILGTVILVFLATHMSNFWWKYHNDKTPYIEYRTDLSTGVTTHQEIQAADFHDYSIVSENGVEIVKARDLYKQVDYAFKNVGLVALYVIAMAALAFHLIHGFQSAFQTVGFNHKRYIGLVQFIGVWVFGVIIPILFAAMPLYFYFR; from the coding sequence ATGAGTAAATCAAAGCCAGTTTTAAGTTCTTCAATCGGGAAGAAGCTAATCATGAGCTTAACGGGACTTTTTTTATGTATGTTCCTAATCGTTCACTTGATTGGAAACTTGCAGTTATTTAAAGATGACGCGGGTTTAGCGTTCAACAAGTACGCTTATTTCATGACGCATTTTACCCCTATTAAGGTTGTGTCTTATTTATTGTATGCATCAGTAATCATTCACGTGATCTATGCAATCGTGATTTCATTAAAAAATAAGGCTGCACGTCCGATTGGGTATGCATCTTATGATGGAAGCGCAAACAGCAAGTGGAATTCACGTAACATGGGGATTTTAGGTACTGTTATTTTGGTATTCTTGGCGACGCACATGTCAAATTTTTGGTGGAAATACCATAATGACAAAACACCTTACATCGAGTATCGTACAGATCTATCGACAGGTGTTACTACACATCAAGAAATCCAAGCTGCAGATTTTCATGATTATTCTATCGTTTCTGAAAATGGTGTTGAAATTGTGAAAGCACGTGACTTGTATAAACAAGTTGATTATGCTTTCAAGAATGTTGGTTTGGTTGCTTTGTATGTCATTGCGATGGCTGCTTTAGCATTCCACTTAATCCACGGTTTTCAATCTGCTTTCCAAACAGTTGGATTCAATCACAAAAGATACATTGGATTGGTTCAATTTATTGGTGTATGGGTTTTTGGTGTAATTATTCCAATCCTATTTGCAGCAATGCCATTATATTTCTATTTCCGTTAA
- the msrA gene encoding peptide-methionine (S)-S-oxide reductase MsrA gives MNISNRYIHLFALFAICSLWSSCQPSATKNQALSFDHLPDMQSGKLDTATFAAGCFWCVEAQFKTLEGVQQVISGYTGGKTNNPTYVQVSTGATGHAEAVNVLYDPQKIKFDTLLKAFFIAHDPTQLNRQGNDVGTQYRSAIFVHDKQQLSKVNYYLQKMKEEHLYERPIVTEVVPYSTFYKEEDYHQDYYANNQDDRYCQYVIKPKLEKFKHIFTSTAKD, from the coding sequence ATGAATATCAGTAATCGTTACATCCATCTTTTTGCATTATTTGCGATTTGCAGCTTATGGTCATCATGCCAGCCCTCCGCTACAAAAAATCAAGCACTATCTTTTGACCACTTACCCGATATGCAGTCCGGAAAACTGGATACCGCTACTTTTGCAGCAGGTTGTTTTTGGTGTGTAGAGGCACAATTCAAAACACTGGAAGGAGTACAACAAGTGATTTCGGGATATACCGGAGGAAAAACAAATAACCCGACTTATGTCCAGGTAAGTACAGGAGCAACTGGACATGCCGAAGCTGTCAATGTCTTATATGATCCTCAGAAAATTAAGTTTGACACCTTATTGAAAGCATTTTTTATAGCGCATGATCCAACACAGCTAAATAGACAAGGAAATGATGTAGGAACTCAATATCGCTCAGCCATATTTGTTCATGATAAACAACAATTATCAAAAGTCAATTATTACTTACAGAAGATGAAAGAAGAACATCTTTATGAGCGTCCGATTGTAACAGAAGTCGTTCCTTACAGTACGTTCTACAAAGAAGAAGATTATCATCAGGATTATTATGCAAATAACCAAGATGACCGTTATTGTCAATATGTGATTAAACCAAAATTGGAAAAGTTTAAACATATTTTTACCAGTACGGCCAAAGACTAA
- a CDS encoding porin family protein, which yields MKKILPALLLICGSVATANAQLLPGFEIGLKGALNFSKFKSDGKYFNSDNKAGYQAGLYGRVGVLGFHVQPEIYITGKNTTVSTDGGETTDVKFTSVDIPVLLGKRFGLGPIGARIQTGPIFSFKVDDKQDKIIANLDPNSYKKTNTAWAFGVGADVSSLRVDLRYEMGLNKVNDSQANPKINMWSIGLGYRLFSL from the coding sequence ATGAAGAAAATTTTACCTGCATTACTATTAATTTGCGGAAGTGTTGCTACTGCTAATGCACAATTGTTGCCTGGATTTGAAATTGGTTTAAAGGGTGCCTTAAACTTTTCTAAATTTAAAAGTGATGGTAAGTATTTCAATTCAGACAACAAAGCTGGATATCAGGCGGGTCTGTATGGACGTGTCGGTGTATTAGGTTTCCATGTACAACCTGAGATTTACATTACTGGCAAAAACACCACTGTCTCAACAGATGGCGGGGAAACAACAGATGTAAAATTTACTTCGGTTGATATCCCTGTGCTATTGGGAAAACGTTTTGGTTTAGGACCTATTGGTGCAAGGATCCAAACTGGACCTATATTTTCTTTTAAGGTTGATGATAAACAAGATAAAATAATTGCTAATCTGGATCCAAATAGTTATAAAAAAACAAATACGGCATGGGCTTTTGGTGTTGGTGCTGATGTTTCTAGTTTACGTGTGGATCTACGTTATGAAATGGGATTGAATAAAGTCAACGATAGTCAAGCAAATCCAAAAATCAACATGTGGAGTATTGGTCTAGGTTATCGTTTATTTAGTCTATAG
- a CDS encoding nucleoside deaminase has product MRYIDFEGTSVDNADDFFMKQALKEAHIAMAEGEVPIGAVIVHKGNIIGRGHNLTQRLNDVTAHAEMQAFTAAANHLGGKYLVDCTLYVTVEPCVMCAGAAYWTHITRIVFGAKDDKRGYSQFHDKILHPKTIVESGKLGEECAELVKSFFRQKRY; this is encoded by the coding sequence ATGCGATATATCGATTTTGAAGGAACTTCTGTAGACAATGCAGATGATTTTTTTATGAAACAAGCATTGAAAGAAGCACACATAGCAATGGCAGAGGGGGAGGTTCCGATTGGTGCTGTTATCGTTCATAAAGGAAATATAATAGGAAGAGGTCACAATTTGACACAACGTCTTAATGATGTAACCGCCCATGCAGAGATGCAGGCATTTACTGCAGCAGCAAATCATTTAGGAGGCAAGTATTTGGTAGATTGTACACTTTATGTAACTGTAGAGCCCTGTGTTATGTGCGCTGGTGCTGCATATTGGACACATATAACAAGAATTGTGTTTGGAGCGAAGGACGACAAAAGAGGCTACTCGCAATTTCATGATAAAATTTTGCATCCCAAAACCATTGTTGAATCAGGAAAGCTTGGTGAAGAATGTGCAGAGCTGGTTAAATCATTTTTTCGTCAAAAACGCTACTAA
- a CDS encoding metallophosphoesterase family protein, whose product MSINRRKFLEALTIAGITLPNISFANKKIEASNSVKFDFIVPAYLQNQINNNISVFSILNKPAFAWLEILDDNNQIKSKIYQSEDGMLEANTDLFKFTIIDAPRRFKYRIVAKEVLKFEAYKIVYGEEIKSDIFSAKLAKKDQDQISCLIYNDVHETKNTYKDLVPNQNLDRYDFAILNGDSFHYVSNQNDITEKLLQPFSFFETSKPFIMNRGNHETRGSFSRIFKKYFGYPENKFYQSFKLGPIYWILLDSGEDKPDTHKVYGGTVDYDHYRKEQAVWLEQVLQSKERKSAQHTVVVSHIPIFHADDWHGTLHNRSTFHPLFQKYKIDVMITGHTHHYGYHPPDQDHNYTLFIGGGPKTGERTVIDVHGDKRSLDIKMIKDNGDIVGHLKK is encoded by the coding sequence ATGAGTATCAACCGAAGAAAATTTTTAGAAGCCTTAACTATTGCAGGTATAACATTACCAAACATAAGCTTTGCAAATAAAAAAATTGAGGCTAGTAATAGCGTAAAATTTGATTTTATCGTCCCCGCATATTTACAGAATCAGATCAATAATAATATAAGCGTATTTTCGATTCTCAATAAACCTGCATTTGCTTGGCTAGAAATCTTAGATGACAACAATCAGATCAAGAGCAAAATATATCAAAGTGAAGATGGTATGTTGGAAGCAAATACTGACTTGTTTAAGTTTACCATAATTGATGCTCCAAGAAGATTTAAATATAGAATTGTAGCTAAGGAAGTTCTTAAATTTGAGGCTTATAAAATTGTTTATGGCGAGGAAATTAAATCGGATATTTTTTCTGCAAAATTAGCGAAAAAAGACCAAGATCAAATCAGTTGCTTGATATACAACGATGTTCATGAAACAAAGAATACATACAAAGATCTGGTGCCTAATCAAAATCTAGATAGATATGATTTTGCGATTCTTAATGGAGATTCTTTTCATTATGTAAGCAACCAAAATGATATCACCGAAAAACTGCTACAACCCTTTTCATTTTTTGAAACGAGTAAACCTTTTATCATGAATCGGGGAAATCATGAAACTAGAGGCTCATTTTCGCGTATTTTCAAGAAGTATTTCGGTTATCCCGAAAATAAATTTTATCAATCTTTCAAATTGGGACCTATTTATTGGATTCTACTAGACAGTGGAGAGGATAAGCCCGATACCCATAAAGTATATGGTGGGACTGTAGATTATGATCATTATCGCAAAGAACAGGCGGTTTGGTTAGAACAAGTATTGCAATCAAAAGAAAGAAAATCAGCTCAACATACGGTAGTGGTCAGCCACATTCCTATTTTCCACGCTGATGATTGGCACGGCACATTACATAACCGATCCACCTTTCATCCATTGTTTCAAAAATATAAAATTGATGTGATGATTACAGGTCATACACACCACTATGGTTATCACCCCCCTGACCAAGACCATAACTATACACTGTTTATTGGCGGTGGACCCAAGACAGGTGAAAGAACGGTGATCGATGTACATGGTGATAAAAGATCTCTGGACATAAAAATGATCAAAGATAATGGCGATATCGTGGGACATCTCAAAAAATAA
- a CDS encoding fumarate reductase/succinate dehydrogenase flavoprotein subunit: MLDSKVPAGPLAQKWSKHKFEMKLVNPANKRKFTIIVVGTGLAGASAAASLAELGYNVKTFCYQDSPRRAHSIAAQGGINAAKDYQNDGDSVFRLFYDTIKGGDYRAREANVYRLAEVSTNIIDQCVAQGVPFAREYGGLLDNRSFGGAQVSRTFYARGQTGQQLLLGAYSALNRQIHKGKVKSYTRHEMLDLVKIDGQARGIVTRDLVTGKIESHEGHAVLLCTGGYGNVFFLSTNAMGCNVTAAWRAHKRGALFANPCYTQIHPTCIPVTGDHQSKLTLMSESLRNDGRVWVPRTVELAQKLQKGELKAVDIKEEDRDYFLERKYPSFGNLVPRDVASRNAKEAVDEGRGVGKTGVAVFLDFAEAIGRLGEDTVREKYGNLFDMYYQITDENPYKQPMRIYPAVHYTMGGVWVDYNLMTTVPGLYALGECNFSDHGANRLGASALMQGLSDGYFVIPYTVGDYLANLGSFAPVDKNHPAFEETRKEVETRINALLALNGTKTVDDLHKELGLIMWEYCGMARTAEGLTKAKGLIQNLKKEFWSNAKVLGENEELNMSLEKAGRVADFIELGELMVDDALNRRESCGGHFRLESQTEEGEALRIDEEFTYVSAWEFKGENQPEVLHKEELVFENVKLTQRSYK, from the coding sequence ATGTTAGATTCAAAAGTACCTGCGGGGCCATTGGCTCAAAAATGGTCAAAACATAAATTTGAAATGAAGCTGGTTAACCCTGCTAACAAACGTAAATTTACAATTATCGTTGTTGGTACAGGATTGGCAGGAGCTTCTGCAGCTGCCTCTTTAGCAGAATTGGGTTACAATGTAAAAACTTTCTGTTATCAAGATTCACCTCGTCGCGCGCACTCTATCGCAGCTCAAGGTGGTATCAATGCGGCAAAAGATTATCAGAATGACGGTGACTCTGTTTTCCGTTTATTCTATGATACGATCAAAGGGGGTGATTACCGTGCTCGCGAAGCAAATGTGTACCGCTTAGCTGAGGTATCTACTAATATCATCGATCAATGTGTTGCGCAGGGTGTTCCTTTCGCTCGCGAATACGGTGGTTTATTGGATAATCGTTCCTTTGGTGGTGCACAAGTATCGCGTACTTTCTACGCTCGTGGTCAAACTGGACAACAATTATTATTAGGTGCATATTCGGCTTTAAACCGTCAGATACATAAAGGTAAAGTGAAATCATACACTCGTCATGAGATGCTTGACCTTGTTAAAATTGATGGACAGGCTCGTGGTATCGTAACTCGTGACTTAGTTACTGGTAAAATCGAATCACATGAAGGTCATGCAGTATTATTATGTACTGGTGGATACGGTAACGTATTCTTCCTTTCTACTAATGCTATGGGATGTAATGTAACGGCTGCTTGGAGAGCGCACAAACGTGGTGCTTTATTTGCAAATCCATGTTATACCCAAATTCACCCAACATGTATTCCTGTTACTGGTGATCACCAGTCCAAATTAACGTTGATGTCAGAATCATTGCGTAATGATGGTCGTGTGTGGGTTCCTAGAACAGTTGAATTGGCACAAAAACTTCAAAAAGGAGAATTAAAGGCTGTTGATATCAAAGAAGAAGATAGAGATTACTTCTTAGAACGTAAGTATCCATCATTTGGTAACTTAGTCCCTCGTGACGTTGCTTCTCGTAATGCTAAAGAAGCAGTTGATGAAGGACGTGGTGTTGGTAAAACAGGTGTTGCTGTATTCTTAGACTTTGCCGAAGCAATCGGCCGTTTGGGAGAAGATACTGTACGTGAAAAATATGGTAACTTATTTGATATGTACTATCAAATTACAGATGAGAATCCTTACAAACAACCGATGCGTATCTACCCTGCTGTTCACTATACAATGGGTGGTGTATGGGTTGATTATAATTTAATGACTACTGTCCCTGGATTATATGCATTAGGAGAGTGTAATTTCTCTGATCACGGAGCTAACCGTTTAGGTGCTTCTGCTTTAATGCAAGGATTATCGGATGGCTACTTTGTGATTCCTTATACTGTTGGAGATTATCTTGCAAACTTAGGTTCTTTTGCTCCTGTTGATAAAAATCATCCTGCATTTGAAGAAACTCGCAAAGAGGTTGAAACACGAATCAATGCATTATTAGCCTTAAATGGTACTAAAACTGTAGATGATCTTCATAAAGAATTAGGTTTGATCATGTGGGAATACTGTGGTATGGCCCGTACTGCTGAAGGTTTAACTAAAGCTAAAGGATTGATTCAAAACTTGAAAAAAGAATTCTGGTCAAATGCAAAGGTACTAGGTGAAAATGAAGAGTTAAACATGTCGCTGGAAAAAGCTGGTCGTGTTGCTGATTTCATCGAATTGGGTGAGTTAATGGTTGATGATGCATTAAACCGCAGAGAATCTTGTGGTGGTCACTTCCGTTTAGAGTCGCAAACAGAAGAGGGTGAGGCTCTACGTATTGACGAAGAGTTTACTTATGTGTCTGCTTGGGAATTTAAAGGTGAAAATCAACCGGAGGTTCTTCATAAAGAAGAGTTAGTTTTCGAAAACGTTAAATTAACACAAAGAAGTTATAAATAA